The candidate division WOR-3 bacterium nucleotide sequence ATGGGCTATGAAGGATTGGTGATCGTGTCACCTGCCCAACCACTGGTGAGCGTTGGCTACTTCCAGGATACGGAAAAAGAAGTCGACCTGGATTACTGCAATAAAACGAACATTTCCGTAATGCGCAGGGAGGTCGGCGGAGGTGCCACATATCTCGATGGTGACCAGATCTTCTATCAGGTCATATGGAATGCCAAGAGTGTCAAATTCCCTCGTAACGTAAAGGAAATCTTCCACTATCTATCAGTACCTCCTTGCAGGACATACAGGAAGTTTGGCATAAATGCAAGTTTCCGTGCCGAGAATGATATCGTAACTGACAGTGGCAAGAAGATCGCGGGCGAAGGCGGGGGCGATATCGGTGACTCAATGGTTTTTGTCGGCGGCATATTGATGGATTTTGACTACAAGACCATGAGCCGCGTCCTCAAAGTTCCGGACGAAAAATTCCGCGATAAAATATACAAAAGCATGGAAGAGAATCTTACAACGATGAAACGTGAACTCGGCACTATCCCTTCAAGAACCGATATCAAGCGGGTACTCATCGAAAATTTTGAGAAGATCATGGGACGATTGGAACCAGTGGAGATCGACAATACAACCATTTCGAAGATCAAAGAGATCGAGCAATGGTTCATGTCTGATTCTTTCCTGCACAAAAAGACCCCTCGCATTCCGCAAGGAGTCAAGATCAAAGAGGGCATCGAAATACTCTACGGACTGTACAAGGCGAGAGGTGGCCTGATCAGAAGCGCTGAGGAGATCGAAAATAAGAAAAAGATCAGAGATATTGTCGTCTCCGGAGATTTCAATCTGTTTCCTAAAGAAGCTCTGAGCGATGTGGAGAACGCGCTCAGAAACAAGGATTTCGATGAAGAAGTCATCAAGAGGGAAATCGCGCGAACTTACGAAAAGAAGAAGATCGAGTCGCCGGGCGTCGCACCCGAGGATATCGCGAAGACCATAACTGAAGCGAAATAGAACAAACCCGTAAGACTGTCTTTTCATCTAACCGGCGGCAAGAGAAACA carries:
- a CDS encoding lipoate--protein ligase family protein — translated: MGYEGLVIVSPAQPLVSVGYFQDTEKEVDLDYCNKTNISVMRREVGGGATYLDGDQIFYQVIWNAKSVKFPRNVKEIFHYLSVPPCRTYRKFGINASFRAENDIVTDSGKKIAGEGGGDIGDSMVFVGGILMDFDYKTMSRVLKVPDEKFRDKIYKSMEENLTTMKRELGTIPSRTDIKRVLIENFEKIMGRLEPVEIDNTTISKIKEIEQWFMSDSFLHKKTPRIPQGVKIKEGIEILYGLYKARGGLIRSAEEIENKKKIRDIVVSGDFNLFPKEALSDVENALRNKDFDEEVIKREIARTYEKKKIESPGVAPEDIAKTITEAK